The DNA window TGCTGCTGCTCGGGGTGGCGGCGTTCATCCTCTACGAGGCCTTCGAACGCCTCGGTGACGCACCCGAGGTCCCCGGCGTGCCGATGATCGTGGTCGCGCTGGCCGGCCTGCTCGCCAACGCGGTCGTGGTGTTGCTGTTGCGGTCGCACTCCGAGAGCAGCCTTGCCGTCAAGGGCGCTTACATGGAGGTCGTCGCCGACACGGTCGGCAGCATCGGCGTGTTGATCGCGGGCATCGTGACGGTCACGACGCGATGGCCCTATGCCGATGTGGTGGTCGCGGTCTTCGTCGCAGTGTGGGTGTTGCCACGCGCCTTCGCGTTGGCCCGCGCAGCGTTGCGGATCCTGTCCGAGACGTCACCGGCCCACATCGACGTCGACGAATTACGCACCGCGTTGTGCGCGGTTGACGGTGTGACCGAAGTCCACGACCTGCACGTATGGACGTTGGTGCCGGGCAAAGACATGGTGACCGCGCACCTGACCAGCACGCGGGACGCGGCG is part of the Mycolicibacterium tusciae JS617 genome and encodes:
- a CDS encoding cation diffusion facilitator family transporter translates to MGAGHDHGSRDTRVSRMVIAAAILTAFFVIELTTALWINSIALLADAGHMLTDLVAMFMGLTAVLLAKRGSASPARTYGWHRAEVFTAVANAVLLLGVAAFILYEAFERLGDAPEVPGVPMIVVALAGLLANAVVVLLLRSHSESSLAVKGAYMEVVADTVGSIGVLIAGIVTVTTRWPYADVVVAVFVAVWVLPRAFALARAALRILSETSPAHIDVDELRTALCAVDGVTEVHDLHVWTLVPGKDMVTAHLTSTRDAASVLDDARVVLTARGLDHATVQVEPPEGAADCKCEAES